A single Nostoc sp. PCC 7107 DNA region contains:
- a CDS encoding IS630 family transposase (programmed frameshift), with protein MAKPYSDDFRQKVMQAIELDGLKKSEASQLFNISRNTINLWCQRKAQTGDIKVKSRQECQRGGKIDDWEKFRAFVKANGDKTQVQMVELWEGEISQRTISRALQKIGHTRKKTYGYCQRDEAKRATFLAQLKNPKAPHLVYVDESGMDERDNYGYGYSPTGERFYDLKSGRRQGRINMIAGYRDNQLIAPFTVEGACNRTVFETWLETCLIPVLRPGEWVIVDNATFHHGGRIAQLIHDAGCELVYLPPYSPDLNRIEKCWAWLKSRIRKQLHNCDHLRDAIEFVLKHAAS; from the exons ATGGCTAAACCCTATAGTGATGATTTCCGGCAAAAGGTGATGCAAGCAATTGAGTTGGACGGTCTCAAAAAGAGTGAGGCGAGCCAATTGTTCAATATCAGTCGCAATACGATTAACTTGTGGTGTCAAAGAAAAGCCCAAACGGGTGATATCAAGGTCAAATCGAGGCAGGAATGCCAAAGGGGTGGCAAAATCGATGATTGGGAGAAGTTTCGCGCATTTGTCAAAGCAAATGGTGATAAAACTCAAGTCCAAATGGTAGAGTTATGGGAAGGAGAGATTAGTCAACGCACGATTTCACGGGCATTGCAGAAAATTGGACACACCCGT AAAAAAACATATGGCTACTGTCAACGAGATGAAGCCAAACGAGCAACCTTTCTAGCACAACTGAAGAACCCAAAAGCACCACACTTGGTTTATGTCGATGAATCGGGAATGGATGAACGAGATAACTACGGCTATGGGTACTCACCAACAGGGGAACGATTTTACGACCTCAAATCCGGTCGGCGACAGGGACGCATTAACATGATTGCTGGGTATCGGGATAATCAATTGATTGCCCCATTTACAGTCGAGGGGGCGTGTAACCGCACAGTGTTTGAAACCTGGCTAGAAACATGTTTGATTCCGGTTTTGCGTCCCGGTGAGTGGGTAATTGTGGATAATGCGACGTTTCATCATGGTGGTCGAATTGCCCAACTCATACATGATGCAGGCTGTGAACTTGTTTATTTACCTCCCTATTCACCAGACCTTAATCGTATTGAGAAGTGTTGGGCATGGTTAAAAAGTAGGATTCGCAAACAATTACACAATTGTGATCATTTACGTGATGCTATCGAATTCGTTCTCAAGCACGCAGCGTCCTAA
- a CDS encoding DUF4328 domain-containing protein, with amino-acid sequence MSNFNAGSSLKSAAIGKFLVRLLWLLMGIGVISTFFSLLAVIAQPTYQIFASVDGLISLVSLLIGVISIIIFLVWLHRIHADLKNLFQEYPITPGGAIARFMIPIYSLWGISHTLSTFAEKFQAEGGDLTSLSERVRSLIAPLYCFMIGSRALNRIVFEASKNPGDKFLPVWFLVSCFVDLGFTVVLLQLTKTMGTAVTQKAKRNII; translated from the coding sequence ATGAGTAATTTCAATGCTGGTAGTTCATTGAAGTCTGCGGCTATTGGGAAATTTTTGGTGCGTTTGCTGTGGTTGCTGATGGGAATTGGAGTTATTTCTACGTTTTTCTCTTTGTTAGCAGTCATAGCACAGCCAACTTATCAAATATTTGCTTCTGTTGATGGACTCATATCACTAGTTTCGTTACTGATTGGTGTAATTTCAATTATTATTTTTTTGGTTTGGCTACATCGTATCCATGCTGATTTGAAAAATCTTTTCCAGGAATATCCCATTACTCCAGGCGGTGCGATCGCGCGATTTATGATTCCCATATACAGCCTTTGGGGAATATCTCACACTTTATCTACCTTTGCGGAGAAATTTCAAGCCGAAGGTGGTGATTTAACCAGTTTGAGTGAACGAGTGCGATCGCTGATAGCGCCACTATATTGTTTTATGATTGGGTCAAGAGCTTTGAACCGCATTGTTTTTGAAGCTTCTAAAAATCCTGGAGATAAATTTCTGCCTGTGTGGTTTTTAGTATCTTGTTTTGTCGACTTGGGTTTTACTGTTGTATTGTTACAACTCACAAAAACTATGGGGACTGCGGTTACTCAAAAAGCTAAACGCAATATTATCTAA
- a CDS encoding iron uptake porin gives MAKYLLASAGGASFLCLINGLLPIQFLANAVPTEQKLLVNAPQKSAILNSEIFNQFTLPKTAGTRLTIANNNQPESPTIQDKPESQDSSQPNELQTSDNNDSPQVTSVSQLSDVQPTDWAFQALQSLVERYGCIAGYPNSTYRGNRAMTRYEFAAGVNACLERVNELITTATSDLVKKEDLATLQKLQEDFAAELATLRGRVDALEARTAELEANQFSTTTKLNGEVIIAGIGATGGAPNTSDPSIILVNRVRLNLSTSFTGKDLLITGLQAYNFLGDINGSGSLQDSLGLASDLLVSSSARTSFEPLFPGFDVKTLSPQAANSVQLYKLLYVFPVADKLTLFAGTAAEATDAFPAITPFYGEGQESISRFAGLNPVARVSGGTSGTGLASAAGFIFNISPQLDLRALYGSVNANVPQEAGDIVPGVSNTPLGAGVFGGSSIVSTQLTFKPTSSIDVGLNYAHSYHEINILGTGLIRDDIGALAGVPLGTPVTLNSVGGTLTWRFSPKVALSGYGAAMFVDSSGDVDASTTFTSWMIGLHFNDLFKSGNNAGILFGQPLFRSDAGGTAQLAPDGVNRATPYHLEAYYRLKLTDNISITPGAFVLFNPEGDSRNETTTVGVLRTTFTF, from the coding sequence ATGGCAAAGTATCTTCTAGCTTCTGCTGGTGGAGCTAGTTTTTTATGTTTAATTAACGGACTATTACCCATCCAATTCCTAGCTAATGCCGTACCAACAGAGCAAAAATTATTAGTAAATGCTCCTCAAAAATCAGCAATTCTCAATAGCGAAATCTTTAATCAATTTACTTTACCCAAAACTGCTGGAACTAGATTAACCATAGCCAATAATAATCAACCAGAATCACCTACTATCCAAGACAAACCAGAAAGCCAAGATTCATCGCAGCCCAACGAGTTGCAGACATCAGATAACAATGATAGCCCTCAAGTAACATCTGTATCACAGTTGTCTGACGTGCAACCAACGGATTGGGCTTTTCAAGCATTACAGTCTTTAGTTGAGCGTTATGGTTGTATTGCTGGTTATCCCAACAGCACTTATCGCGGTAATCGCGCTATGACTCGCTATGAATTTGCAGCAGGCGTAAATGCTTGTTTAGAACGAGTCAATGAACTCATCACCACAGCAACTTCTGATTTAGTTAAAAAAGAAGATTTAGCAACTTTGCAGAAGTTACAAGAAGACTTTGCTGCGGAACTAGCAACCCTACGGGGACGGGTAGATGCACTAGAAGCACGCACAGCAGAACTAGAAGCAAATCAGTTTTCTACTACTACTAAACTCAACGGCGAGGTAATTATCGCAGGAATTGGTGCTACAGGTGGCGCACCAAATACGAGTGATCCAAGTATTATCTTGGTGAATAGAGTTAGGTTAAATCTCAGCACTAGCTTTACTGGAAAAGATTTATTAATTACTGGTTTGCAAGCTTATAACTTTTTGGGTGATATAAACGGAAGTGGTAGTTTACAAGACAGTTTAGGGTTAGCTTCAGATTTACTCGTTTCTAGTAGTGCTAGAACAAGTTTTGAACCGCTGTTTCCTGGTTTTGATGTTAAAACGTTATCACCACAGGCAGCGAATAGCGTACAACTCTATAAATTACTGTATGTTTTTCCTGTTGCTGATAAATTGACTTTGTTTGCGGGAACTGCGGCGGAAGCAACAGACGCTTTTCCTGCTATCACACCTTTTTATGGTGAAGGACAAGAGTCTATTTCTCGGTTTGCAGGTTTAAATCCTGTAGCGCGAGTTTCTGGAGGGACTTCGGGGACTGGTTTAGCCTCGGCTGCGGGATTTATATTTAACATTTCTCCTCAGTTAGATTTAAGAGCTTTATACGGCAGTGTCAATGCTAACGTACCTCAAGAAGCAGGTGATATTGTACCAGGTGTTTCTAACACTCCTTTAGGTGCAGGCGTATTTGGTGGTAGTAGTATTGTCAGCACTCAATTAACCTTTAAACCCACTAGTTCGATAGATGTGGGTTTAAACTATGCCCACAGTTATCACGAAATTAATATCTTAGGTACAGGATTAATTCGTGATGATATCGGTGCGTTAGCTGGCGTTCCTTTAGGGACACCGGTGACGCTAAATTCTGTTGGTGGTACGTTAACTTGGCGCTTTTCTCCAAAAGTTGCTTTGTCTGGTTATGGTGCTGCAATGTTTGTTGATTCTTCTGGAGATGTTGATGCTTCCACCACTTTTACTAGTTGGATGATAGGGCTACACTTCAATGATTTATTTAAATCTGGAAATAATGCGGGAATTCTTTTTGGACAACCGCTGTTTCGTTCTGATGCAGGTGGTACGGCTCAATTGGCTCCAGATGGGGTAAATCGTGCTACTCCTTACCATTTAGAGGCTTATTATCGTCTGAAGCTGACAGATAATATCAGCATTACTCCCGGCGCTTTTGTTTTGTTTAACCCTGAAGGTGACAGTAGAAACGAGACTACAACTGTGGGTGTACTTCGGACTACTTTTACTTTTTAG
- a CDS encoding DUF4089 domain-containing protein yields the protein MENQELDVNKYVEQISLLLDLPIKDEYRDEVVANFARIQAIAQLVNSFPLPADIEVSPVFEP from the coding sequence ATGGAAAATCAAGAATTGGATGTTAATAAATATGTTGAGCAAATATCTTTATTATTAGATTTGCCAATTAAAGATGAATATCGTGATGAAGTGGTAGCAAATTTTGCCAGAATTCAAGCGATCGCTCAACTCGTCAATTCTTTTCCTTTACCCGCAGACATCGAGGTTTCACCAGTATTTGAACCATAG
- a CDS encoding NAD(P)/FAD-dependent oxidoreductase: MTIDYDVVIIGGSLAGRYAALAATKWHAKVALVEPQINYGFIYHHTLSEIANRLQSLNQADSCGIHTNYADIAEKCHISVAWQEAMLYANAVAANIQELNSPATLAALGVDVIFGKGEFQSSPHLAFAIYENEETSANTSHHPVCRLLRGRTYLLASGSRPAVPNIEGLAATGYTTLNNIWQSLKKNTLPQNWVILGGVPQSLEIAQTLARLGCAVTLVIKHPHILPNIDPEIAQILQAQLEVDGVRILTQTAVTQVKQIDDKKWIQAGDKAIETDEILVATAQKPNFESLNLAAVGVKWYQHRLVVNNKLQTTNKRIYACGDVIGGYDFINIANYEARIALNNTLFFPRLDVNYQYIPWGIFTNPMLAQVGLTETQTKQQFRDDKFLVLRQYFKSLTAAQINSETTGICKLIVLRNGEILGATILGQSAGELINLIALAINQKIKVKDLANLSPIYSNFSEILTQTAQEYQQRLNNHPDVQDRLEGFFHFRRNWNL; encoded by the coding sequence ATGACAATTGATTATGATGTCGTGATTATTGGCGGCAGTCTTGCCGGACGCTATGCTGCTTTAGCTGCAACTAAATGGCACGCTAAAGTCGCTTTAGTAGAACCACAAATAAATTATGGATTTATTTATCATCACACTCTCAGCGAAATTGCCAACCGCTTACAGTCTCTCAATCAAGCAGATAGCTGTGGTATTCATACTAACTATGCTGACATCGCCGAAAAATGCCACATATCTGTTGCTTGGCAAGAGGCAATGCTATATGCTAACGCCGTTGCTGCCAATATCCAAGAACTAAATTCTCCAGCGACACTAGCCGCACTGGGAGTAGATGTAATTTTTGGCAAAGGTGAATTTCAATCTTCACCCCATTTAGCATTTGCCATTTATGAAAATGAAGAAACATCAGCCAACACTTCCCATCATCCAGTCTGCCGCCTGTTACGAGGACGCACCTATTTACTAGCCAGTGGTTCTCGTCCAGCTGTTCCCAATATTGAAGGTTTAGCAGCTACAGGTTATACGACCTTAAATAATATTTGGCAGTCTCTGAAAAAAAACACACTACCCCAAAATTGGGTAATTCTTGGTGGTGTTCCGCAAAGTCTAGAAATAGCGCAAACTTTAGCTCGTTTGGGTTGCGCTGTCACATTAGTTATTAAACATCCTCATATTCTGCCAAATATTGACCCAGAAATTGCTCAAATTCTTCAGGCACAATTAGAAGTTGATGGTGTACGCATTCTGACTCAAACTGCCGTTACACAAGTCAAACAAATTGATGATAAAAAATGGATTCAAGCTGGAGATAAAGCAATTGAAACTGATGAAATTTTAGTAGCAACAGCACAAAAACCAAATTTTGAGTCTTTAAATTTAGCGGCAGTTGGTGTCAAATGGTATCAGCATCGCTTGGTAGTTAATAATAAATTGCAAACTACTAACAAACGGATTTACGCTTGTGGCGATGTGATTGGTGGCTATGACTTCATTAACATCGCTAATTATGAAGCGAGAATTGCTCTAAATAATACCCTATTTTTCCCTAGATTAGATGTCAATTATCAATACATACCTTGGGGAATATTTACTAACCCCATGTTAGCGCAAGTCGGGTTAACTGAGACGCAAACAAAACAACAATTTCGTGATGATAAATTTTTAGTTTTACGGCAATATTTTAAATCTTTAACAGCAGCACAAATTAACAGCGAAACCACAGGTATTTGCAAATTAATTGTGTTACGTAATGGCGAAATTTTAGGTGCAACTATCTTAGGTCAAAGTGCAGGAGAATTAATCAATTTAATTGCGTTAGCTATCAACCAAAAAATAAAAGTCAAAGATTTAGCTAATTTATCGCCTATTTATTCCAATTTTTCCGAAATTCTTACCCAAACTGCCCAAGAATATCAGCAAAGATTAAATAATCATCCAGACGTGCAAGATAGATTAGAAGGCTTCTTTCATTTCCGCCGCAACTGGAATTTGTAA
- the cobD gene encoding threonine-phosphate decarboxylase CobD, with product MQQPAHGGNLAWAAALAGCPRDAILDFSASISPLGPPDSAIAAIKSQISSLRHYPEPEYSELRLALSHFHQLPPEWILPGNGSAELLTLVGRELAALPATILMTPAFGDYYRTLTAYNAKVLELPIDLSHKSFVNSHLLINNDKSLSVGSQRLEIQGQRTNDKGLLLNNPHNPTGKLFSRQEILPLLKEFALVVVDEAFMDFVPPEAEQSLIPVVQEYENLVVLRSLTKFYSLPGLRLGYAIAHPDRLSLWQSWRDPWPVNNLAAAAAIAVISDRNFQQQTWQWLPPTRNQLFQGLAAIPGLQPHTSAANFLLVASQQSSSQLQQQLLQHHQILIRDCLSFKELGDRFFRVAVRSVSDNQRLLTALQTLLDNS from the coding sequence ATGCAGCAACCAGCACACGGGGGAAATTTAGCCTGGGCAGCAGCACTGGCTGGCTGTCCCCGTGATGCTATTCTTGATTTTTCTGCAAGCATCAGCCCTTTAGGGCCACCGGATAGTGCGATCGCGGCGATTAAATCCCAAATTAGTAGTCTGAGGCACTATCCAGAACCAGAATATAGTGAACTGAGACTAGCTCTCAGTCACTTCCATCAGTTACCGCCAGAGTGGATTTTGCCGGGGAATGGTTCAGCAGAATTATTAACTTTGGTTGGTAGGGAATTAGCCGCATTACCGGCAACAATCTTGATGACTCCAGCCTTTGGCGATTACTACCGTACTTTGACGGCATACAACGCTAAAGTTCTGGAGTTACCTATTGATCTAAGTCATAAGTCATTTGTCAATAGTCATTTGTTAATAAACAATGACAAGAGTCTGAGTGTTGGCAGCCAACGTTTAGAAATTCAAGGACAAAGGACAAATGACAAAGGACTACTTTTAAACAATCCCCACAACCCCACAGGAAAATTATTTTCACGGCAGGAAATTTTACCGCTGTTAAAAGAGTTTGCCTTAGTGGTGGTGGATGAAGCGTTTATGGATTTTGTACCACCAGAAGCAGAACAAAGTTTAATTCCGGTGGTGCAAGAATATGAAAATTTAGTCGTGTTGCGATCGCTCACAAAATTTTACAGTCTGCCGGGGCTGAGACTGGGATATGCGATCGCACACCCTGATCGCTTATCACTGTGGCAGTCGTGGCGTGATCCTTGGCCTGTGAATAATCTGGCTGCGGCCGCCGCAATTGCTGTAATTAGCGATCGCAATTTTCAACAGCAAACTTGGCAATGGCTACCACCAACCCGAAACCAACTGTTTCAAGGTTTAGCTGCCATTCCGGGATTGCAACCTCACACCAGTGCTGCGAACTTTTTACTAGTGGCATCACAACAATCTAGTTCGCAGTTACAGCAACAATTACTCCAACACCATCAAATTTTAATTCGAGATTGCCTGAGCTTTAAAGAATTAGGCGATCGCTTTTTCCGTGTAGCTGTGCGTTCTGTGTCTGACAACCAGCGCTTATTAACAGCGCTTCAAACATTACTTGATAATTCGTAA
- a CDS encoding serine protease: MNNRLISQKNSALLISGVICVMSLGVWVSVEAQVQKPPETTAAPTLKKAGQLELQHSGTPFKPEKLEESNKPIKKGTRGTIGRDDRLPMLSNNYPWSTVGRIVGESNSQTYTCTGTLIDEDIVLTNAHCVVDPKTGEVASRVAFLPNVVDGQYKDKAYAVQYLAGTHFQDKNSNANDWAVVKIDRPLGRKYGYLGWKSLPAKTLIRNEKRFFFVGYSGDYPQVETEKFWGLTAGQGWTAGFQAGCSIVDEQSNILLHDCDTAGGSSGGPIIASIEGEPYIVALNNAEIVDRRSGKGLINLAVNISFLDRLFGKK; encoded by the coding sequence ATGAATAACAGATTGATTTCTCAAAAAAATTCTGCATTATTGATTTCTGGTGTTATTTGTGTGATGAGTTTGGGTGTTTGGGTTTCTGTAGAAGCACAGGTGCAAAAACCACCAGAAACAACAGCAGCTCCAACGTTAAAAAAAGCGGGTCAATTAGAATTACAACATAGCGGCACACCATTCAAGCCAGAAAAACTTGAGGAGTCAAATAAACCTATTAAAAAAGGGACACGGGGGACGATAGGGCGGGACGATCGCCTACCGATGTTAAGTAATAATTATCCTTGGTCTACTGTTGGTCGAATTGTCGGTGAATCAAATTCGCAAACTTACACCTGCACAGGAACTTTGATTGATGAGGATATCGTATTAACTAATGCTCACTGTGTAGTTGACCCCAAAACTGGCGAGGTTGCCAGCCGAGTTGCTTTTCTACCCAATGTAGTTGATGGTCAATATAAAGATAAAGCTTATGCTGTGCAGTATCTAGCAGGTACTCACTTTCAAGATAAAAATTCTAACGCTAATGATTGGGCTGTTGTAAAAATTGATCGACCACTGGGACGTAAATATGGTTATCTAGGTTGGAAGTCTCTGCCTGCTAAAACGTTAATTCGGAATGAGAAAAGATTCTTTTTTGTCGGGTATTCTGGTGATTATCCCCAAGTAGAGACGGAAAAGTTTTGGGGTTTAACAGCAGGCCAGGGATGGACTGCGGGTTTTCAAGCTGGTTGCAGTATTGTTGATGAGCAGTCAAATATCTTATTACATGATTGCGATACGGCGGGTGGTTCATCTGGTGGCCCGATTATTGCCTCTATTGAGGGTGAGCCTTATATTGTGGCTTTAAATAATGCGGAAATTGTCGATAGAAGAAGTGGGAAAGGTTTAATTAATTTAGCTGTAAATATCTCCTTTTTAGATAGATTATTTGGAAAGAAATAA
- a CDS encoding HU family DNA-binding protein encodes MNKGELVDAVAEKASVTKKQADAVLTAALETIIEAVSSGDKVTLVGFGSFESRERKAREGRNPKTNEKMEIPATKVPAFSAGKLFRERVAPPKS; translated from the coding sequence ATGAACAAAGGCGAATTGGTTGATGCAGTAGCAGAAAAGGCTAGTGTTACCAAAAAACAAGCAGATGCTGTCTTAACCGCTGCTTTAGAAACCATTATTGAAGCGGTTTCCTCTGGCGATAAGGTAACACTAGTGGGGTTTGGTTCCTTTGAATCACGGGAACGTAAAGCCCGTGAAGGTCGTAACCCCAAAACCAATGAGAAAATGGAAATTCCGGCGACTAAAGTGCCTGCTTTCTCTGCTGGTAAACTGTTTAGAGAAAGAGTTGCACCCCCAAAATCTTAG
- a CDS encoding Asp-tRNA(Asn)/Glu-tRNA(Gln) amidotransferase GatCAB subunit A, which produces MNLEFADALSIAAAVRGGQVSAVEVTQSALIRIAKLDDQLNCLTTVTTETALADAARIDQEIAQGNSPGLLAGVPFAVKNLFDIAGVTTLAGAKINAENPPATQDATAVAKLKQAGSVLVGAVNMDEYAYGFVTENFHYGATHNPHDLQRVAGGSSGGSAAAVAAGLVPFTLGSDTNGSIRVPGALCGVFGFKPTYGRLSRAGVALFSSSFDHIGSFARSVQDIATVFDVLQGEDERDRICTKRPPELCSPQLHQDISDIRIAIADDYFLQGAAPEALAAVQTVAEALGVTEYITIPEAKRARAAAFVITASEGANLHLNQLKSRPQDFDPATRDRFLAGALIPSSWYLQAQRFRQWYRDRVREVFQNVDIILAPTTPIFAPLIGQQTMILAGEEILVRPHLGLFTQPLSFIGLPVLSVPIQRLDALPLGVQLIAAPYNEALILRVAAFLESQGVVSAPVVNLNQNSA; this is translated from the coding sequence ATGAATTTAGAGTTCGCTGATGCCTTATCAATAGCAGCGGCTGTGCGCGGTGGTCAAGTTAGTGCGGTAGAAGTCACTCAATCTGCACTCATAAGAATTGCCAAACTAGATGATCAACTTAACTGTTTGACAACTGTCACCACAGAAACAGCTTTAGCAGACGCAGCCAGAATTGATCAAGAAATCGCTCAAGGTAATTCTCCAGGTTTACTTGCTGGCGTACCTTTTGCTGTGAAAAATCTGTTTGATATTGCTGGTGTCACAACTCTGGCTGGGGCAAAAATTAATGCCGAAAATCCCCCAGCTACCCAAGATGCAACCGCCGTCGCCAAGTTAAAACAAGCTGGCTCAGTGTTGGTTGGGGCTGTAAATATGGATGAGTACGCCTATGGTTTTGTCACAGAAAACTTTCATTATGGTGCGACTCACAATCCGCATGATTTACAACGAGTAGCTGGTGGTTCTTCTGGTGGTTCAGCAGCGGCGGTGGCGGCTGGTTTGGTTCCCTTCACCCTGGGTTCTGATACGAATGGTTCCATTCGCGTACCTGGGGCTTTGTGTGGGGTGTTTGGTTTCAAGCCAACTTACGGACGCTTGTCTCGTGCAGGTGTGGCTTTATTTTCTAGTAGTTTTGACCACATTGGCAGTTTTGCTCGTTCGGTGCAAGATATCGCTACAGTTTTTGATGTACTGCAAGGAGAAGATGAACGCGATCGCATTTGTACAAAACGTCCGCCAGAATTATGTTCACCCCAACTCCATCAAGATATCTCTGATATTAGAATTGCGATCGCAGATGATTATTTTCTCCAAGGTGCAGCACCAGAAGCATTAGCCGCAGTGCAAACAGTAGCAGAGGCTTTAGGTGTAACTGAATATATCACCATACCCGAAGCAAAACGCGCTCGTGCAGCGGCTTTTGTAATTACAGCCAGTGAAGGCGCAAATCTGCATTTAAATCAATTGAAATCGCGTCCCCAAGATTTTGACCCCGCAACCCGCGATCGCTTTTTGGCTGGGGCGTTAATTCCCAGTAGTTGGTATCTACAAGCACAACGATTTCGTCAATGGTACCGCGATCGCGTTCGAGAAGTTTTTCAAAATGTCGATATCATTCTCGCCCCCACTACACCAATTTTTGCACCATTAATCGGCCAACAGACGATGATTTTAGCTGGGGAAGAAATTTTAGTGCGTCCTCATTTGGGATTATTCACCCAACCTTTATCTTTCATTGGCTTACCTGTTTTATCAGTCCCAATTCAACGCCTTGATGCTTTACCTCTTGGTGTGCAGTTAATCGCCGCCCCCTACAATGAAGCATTAATTTTGC
- a CDS encoding amidase, with protein MNEIDLAFTPAVELARLIRHRQVSPLELVEIYLQRIERLNPQLGSYFTVTAEFAIADAQAKTEMLATSTELPPFFGVPISIKDLNAVADVTCTYGNPALLNNVPNYDDGVVTRIKQAGFIILGKTATSEIGSFPYTEPTGFPPARNPWNLEYTPGGSSGGAAASVAAGLCAIAQGSDGGGSIRGPAACCGLVGIKPSRGRVTKAPVGDRLGGIAVNGPIARTVADAAAMLDAISGYFTGDPYWLSDPEPSFLAATQAKISGLRIAFSTQIKPLGTADANCQQGVLQTVQLLEQLGNTVEENCPDFSGLVEPFQIVWQAGVAASGLPAEALQPVNRWLLARTGSIAEYLRALSQLQIVSRQIVAFFDHFDVLVLPVYLHSPIRVGEWAALSPEEAFQNIMRWVAPCPAANATGQPAIAFPAGFDSHGVPISVQLVGKPAAEATLISLAAQIEAAKPWLQNRPAFAS; from the coding sequence ATGAATGAAATTGATTTAGCGTTTACTCCAGCAGTGGAGTTAGCGCGATTAATCCGCCATCGGCAAGTGTCGCCACTAGAGTTGGTGGAAATATATTTACAAAGAATTGAGCGTTTGAACCCCCAATTGGGAAGTTATTTTACGGTGACGGCAGAATTCGCGATCGCAGATGCCCAAGCAAAAACCGAAATGCTGGCGACATCTACGGAACTACCGCCGTTTTTTGGTGTGCCAATTTCCATTAAAGACCTCAACGCTGTGGCTGATGTTACCTGTACCTACGGCAATCCGGCATTGTTAAATAACGTCCCTAATTATGATGACGGGGTGGTAACGCGAATTAAACAAGCAGGGTTCATTATTCTTGGTAAAACAGCTACTTCCGAAATCGGCTCCTTTCCTTACACCGAACCTACAGGCTTTCCCCCAGCTAGAAATCCCTGGAATTTAGAGTATACTCCCGGCGGTTCTAGTGGTGGTGCAGCCGCATCTGTAGCCGCAGGATTATGTGCGATCGCTCAAGGTTCTGATGGTGGTGGTTCAATTCGTGGCCCAGCCGCTTGTTGTGGTTTAGTCGGGATTAAACCATCACGAGGTAGAGTCACTAAAGCCCCTGTCGGTGATCGCTTGGGGGGAATTGCTGTTAATGGCCCCATTGCTAGGACTGTGGCTGATGCTGCGGCGATGTTAGACGCAATCTCCGGTTACTTCACAGGTGATCCTTATTGGCTATCTGACCCTGAACCTTCATTTCTCGCCGCTACCCAAGCGAAAATTTCTGGGTTACGCATTGCCTTTAGCACGCAAATCAAGCCTTTGGGAACTGCTGATGCTAATTGTCAGCAAGGTGTATTACAAACAGTCCAGTTATTAGAACAATTGGGGAACACAGTTGAAGAAAACTGCCCAGATTTTAGCGGCTTAGTCGAACCATTCCAAATCGTTTGGCAAGCTGGGGTAGCTGCATCAGGACTTCCAGCAGAAGCCTTGCAGCCTGTTAACCGTTGGTTATTGGCGCGTACAGGTTCTATTGCCGAATATCTCCGAGCTTTATCCCAATTGCAAATTGTCTCCCGGCAAATTGTGGCATTTTTCGACCATTTTGATGTGTTGGTATTGCCTGTATATTTACATTCGCCAATTCGAGTGGGAGAATGGGCGGCTTTAAGTCCCGAAGAAGCATTCCAAAATATTATGCGTTGGGTTGCACCTTGTCCTGCGGCTAACGCCACCGGACAACCTGCGATCGCATTCCCCGCGGGTTTTGATAGTCATGGTGTGCCTATCAGTGTACAACTTGTGGGTAAACCTGCGGCGGAAGCTACTTTAATTAGTCTTGCAGCCCAAATCGAAGCAGCAAAACCTTGGCTTCAAAATCGTCCAGCCTTTGCCAGCTAA